One genomic segment of Candidatus Latescibacterota bacterium includes these proteins:
- a CDS encoding cobalamin B12-binding domain-containing protein, whose product MDERIRVLVAKPGLDGHDRGARVIAAALVDAGMEVIYTGLHQTPEMIVEAAVQEDVDVVGLSVLSGAHMSLIPRVKELLVAAGADDVLITGGGIIPAEDAEALAAQGVGKLFGPGTDTRAVVDYIREEVARRRERA is encoded by the coding sequence ATGGACGAACGCATTCGAGTACTGGTGGCCAAGCCGGGCCTGGACGGCCACGACCGCGGCGCGCGCGTGATCGCCGCCGCCCTCGTGGACGCGGGCATGGAGGTCATCTACACGGGCCTGCACCAGACGCCCGAGATGATCGTGGAGGCCGCCGTCCAGGAAGACGTGGACGTGGTCGGCCTCAGCGTCCTCTCCGGCGCGCACATGAGCCTGATCCCGCGCGTGAAGGAGCTGCTCGTGGCGGCCGGCGCGGACGACGTGCTGATCACCGGCGGCGGGATCATCCCCGCCGAGGACGCCGAGGCGCTGGCGGCCCAGGGCGTCGGCAAGCTCTTCGGCCCGGGGACCGACACCCGGGCGGTGGTGGACTACATTCGGGAGGAAGTGGCCAGGCGCCGCGAACGCGCCTGA
- the meaB gene encoding methylmalonyl Co-A mutase-associated GTPase MeaB, whose translation MTAAIEALLRDFEAGRPRALARLISLIEDEAPGARELEAWALARAGQGYRVGMTGPPGAGKSSLLDGLLRAYGARGLRLGVLAVDPSSPFTGGALLGDRIRMHEASRDAGVFIRSLGSRGSLGGLSARTEAVADLLDAFGHARIFIETVGVGQSELDIVENCFSTVVVLTPESGDGIQTMKAGLMEIGDLFVVNKADRDGAERLAGELEATLSGRGPREGWLPPVLRTVATDAARGVEALVDAIESHREFLAREGRLALRRHEAVARRARAAVDAAVGAALWGDGNRMRVVENGVAKLLDGRIGFDALVSSALPADLGCLEAAPDPGARTPDD comes from the coding sequence GTGACCGCCGCCATCGAGGCGCTGCTGCGGGACTTCGAGGCCGGCCGGCCGCGGGCGCTGGCGCGGCTGATCTCGCTCATCGAGGACGAGGCCCCCGGCGCGCGCGAACTCGAGGCCTGGGCGCTGGCGCGGGCCGGCCAAGGTTACCGTGTGGGCATGACGGGCCCGCCCGGCGCCGGCAAGAGCAGCCTCCTCGACGGCCTCCTGCGCGCCTACGGCGCGCGCGGCCTGCGTCTCGGCGTGCTCGCCGTGGACCCCAGCAGCCCCTTCACGGGGGGCGCGCTGCTCGGCGACCGCATCCGCATGCACGAGGCCTCGCGCGACGCGGGCGTCTTCATCCGCAGCCTCGGCAGCCGGGGCAGCCTGGGCGGGCTCAGCGCGCGCACCGAGGCGGTGGCCGACCTGCTGGACGCCTTCGGCCACGCGCGCATCTTCATCGAGACCGTGGGCGTGGGGCAGAGCGAGCTGGACATCGTGGAGAACTGCTTCAGCACGGTGGTGGTGCTCACGCCGGAGAGCGGCGACGGCATCCAGACCATGAAGGCCGGCCTCATGGAGATCGGCGACCTCTTTGTGGTCAACAAGGCCGACCGCGACGGCGCCGAGCGCCTCGCCGGCGAACTGGAGGCGACCCTGTCGGGCCGCGGGCCGCGGGAGGGCTGGCTGCCGCCGGTGCTGCGCACCGTGGCCACCGACGCCGCACGCGGCGTCGAGGCGCTGGTGGACGCCATCGAGTCCCACCGCGAGTTCCTCGCGCGCGAGGGACGGCTCGCCCTGCGGCGGCACGAGGCCGTCGCGCGCCGCGCGCGCGCCGCCGTGGACGCCGCCGTGGGCGCTGCGTTGTGGGGCGACGGCAATCGTATGCGTGTGGTGGAGAACGGGGTTGCAAAGCTTCTCGACGGACGGATAGGCTTCGACGCGCTCGTGTCCTCGGCGCTGCCGGCGGACCTGGGCTGCCTCGAGGCGGCGCCCGACCCGGGCGCGCGAACGCCGGACGACTGA